The stretch of DNA GAAAACTTGAATGATGGCTCACATTATGGGATAGACGAATTCTCAGGAGGGGAGCCATATCCATATGAGCAATCACCATGGCAACCTTCCCCTTCAAGTTACTATGACGGTAATCCTTCCTATAATGCATATCATTCCTATGGATATGATGACTCTTATCATAGTTATACCGCTCAACCACCATCATTCTATACACCATACTCTCAACCCCCATCTTATTTCCACCAAGTGCCTACATATGATCCAAATCTATATTCCCCCTATGCATACCCTTGTGACGATTATGAACAAGAAACCCTTGAAtcaccaccactccaacatcTTTACCCCCCAACCCAAGTCCCCATGGATGATACACTTGGTATcattcttcaagagcaagaagagcTCCAAACCGCACTCACTTGAAACCGCCTTCACTAGTTTCACCTCTATCCTCCAAGAATTTACGTCCCGTATAATTCCACCGTCCACCATTAACCAAAATAACTTCCCACCTCAAAGCTTTGATGAATCTTCTTTCCAACCATACCATGAATTTCCCTCTCCGCCACAAACCTCCATGGAAGCATATCAATGTCCATTaatccaagagcaatatgatctTACTTATGTTAGTAAAGCGGAACAAGAATTGAGGGatcgtttcaaggaagaaatggaccgacttcaagcaaccatccATCAAAAGATAGATTCTTGGGACTCATATCACAACCGAAATGAGTTCATGGATGATTGTGAGAAAGCAACCAAAGAGGGAGGTATGAGAGAGACTTTAGAATCTCAAGTTGAATGCAAGGAAACGGAGTGTATGTTGCAACAAACGGAGGAAATGAAGATTGTTGAAgataaagaagtggaagaagaccTAGAGGAGGTTGAACAAGAAAGAAGTTCCATCAAAGAAAATAACTCTACATCAAGTTACAATGGTGATCTTGTTGAAGCTTCCTCCTTCGAATGTGAAGccaatgttgaggagggtgcgcaacctccaacacATAACTTGATCAATGACAAAGGTTTGAAGGAAGTTAGCAAACAAGAAGAATTTAAAAGGAGTTACCTAAAGATGGAAATCATCATGGAGGAGCCAAAGGAAGTGGAACCTACAATGTCAAGACCATTGGATATATTCCTTGCTAAGTCGCCGTCCCAATCACAAATTGAGTGGGTAATCATCTcatcctttaattttcttggccCATATCAATATGCATTGTTAGAAACGGACGGTCAACTTAGAGCCCTTTGTGGGCTAGAGAGTAAGAACGGATTAGATGTCGGTGGACAAATTGAATCAAAGTGCATAGAGGATGGAATATCAAACTTTGAACCTCAAAGGTGGAATGAAGCCAAATTCAAAGGGATTAAGATGATGAGTATGAGTTACAAGGAGAATTCAATAAGTTTGTTACCCTATTGGAagcatgaagatcaagaagaaaaggagttaacaaataaagtatgggacCCCGGAACATACATAGACCACTATCAATTTAAGGGCCTTGTTACTTGCTTAGGCCCCCTTGAAGGCCTTGTACGCTTaaattgggatcccggaggctattggaagtgcATGGTGGGGATTCAAAGAAGAGTTTAAGCATAAACCACCCTAGCAAGGActccaccaaatgtccaacttaaggactttaactaaaagtgctaggtgggagacaccccaccatggtaaactctttccactctcttctaaccttgtttaataagtgatttgagttaccattgtaggtaggtTTGCATATCATAATTAGCTTGTTTGTATACATTAGTAGCTAGAATATtaacatgtatgttgtgattagtagaaatagaataagtcttaaaaaaaaaaaaaaaaccaacttGCATTTTAGAAAGTGTAGGTTTTTGACTAAATAAGGAGTTGTAGGCACCATGGGGAATCTTTGGGCAAGTAGAAGCTTTTAGGCATTATccttctcaaaaaaaaaaaaaagaggggggggacgcgcgcgcacgctgtacgcgcacgcgtccatgagCGGATGCATCACCAGCCatattccagagagttgggcctctcctAGGCCAGCGTCGTGCCTCGAGCCCAACTCATCTCACGCTTacgcgcactacgtgcgtgcgcgccaTACTCACGCTTAAGCGCACCACGTGCGTGCGCGCCGTACGAACATAGGGAGtagcacgcgtgcgcgcattTGCCGCGTACGCGTCGAATTGCTGCTATAAGATCTTAGGCCAAgctccagagagttaggcctgctcTGGGCCAACCTTAAGCCTACAGCCCAACTccttccacgcgtgcgcgcacaatacgcgcacgcgtcctcACCCATTTCGACCCTCCGCGCTTGAGcgcgctgtacgcgcacgcgtagatCCCTAGTGTCACCAATGTATGCAgacgcgcaaggtgcgcgcCCGCGTCGTTCTAAATTGATGATAACCCTAACACGCGAATAACGTCGTGCAGTTGCGCCCTTCTCCCTCCCCAACCTCCATCGCCATTTCTGCAACTCCCATAACCACCTTCATCACCGCCGGCAGCGCCGCCATCACCACCCCCTACCTTCCCTCTCATCCCTCTTCTTTCACCCGTCACCACTCCCCCCTCATCTCCGATTTcccccttcttcttcctcctNNNNNNNNNNNNNNNNNNNNNNNNNNNNNNNNNNNNNNNNNNNNNNNNNNNNNNNNNNNNNNNNCTGGGCGGCCAACCTTCTCTCTCACTCCTCACGCCTACTCCCATTCACCCTCTCTCTCCCACCGACTCGCCACTACTCATTCTCCCCCTCTGCTCTCTCACTGAACCGCCACCGCGGCCGCCTTCATCGCCACCGTCCACGGCGGTGCGAGCTTCTGCCGCTGCTGCCCTCATTCCAGTTCAGTTTCCCTCTTTCCATTCTTGGTTCTTCCCCGCCCCAGGTTCCTGCTCCAATTTCTGTTTTCGTTAATTGTGCATTTTTGTTAATTACTGTATATCTTTGTTAGTTAGTCTGCATTCAAATGTTGTATGTTAAGATTAGTTAGAAATAactgcggttaggtagctagggctggatagaggattctaggcctgataagtgctccgtttgtgtttattttctgtttgtttgcTTGTCCGCTACGTGCGAATTCTGAGTTGCTCTGTATGCTACTTGTGCTGCCTGAATGCCTTATTATTGCTACTGTGATTGGTTGATACTATAATGATGCTGTTTGTGCTATTTTGCTACCCGGGATCATCCAATTTTAAGCCGagatgctgcccaattttcaaggaatttaatttcattttgattttttattacgAATTTTGGGCTAATTCTCGTTATTTTTGATTTCCGGGATTTGCATAAACATTGTAAACATGATTTGTGTGCTTGAAAGGTGCATCTCTCATCATGCTACTAACCTCTAATTCCACTTTCTCTAAATCACTGACTTCTTTACTCACCAACTTCACTCTTACTTGCATTTTAACCCTTTTTGACCATTCTTTTGAGTCATGATGATGAACATGCTTATTCTTTAGAAATTGTGCACATTGTTTGAAATATGGAACTCTTGGTTTATGGCtatgttttctgttttttttactTATCATCCATGTTCCAAATTCTATTCACATCATGTTTTGTCATCTATTTTACATCCTGAATATGATTTACTCGTTTCATGCTAAGTGATTAATTGCctatattttattccatttttcaggatgtcggataaagggaaaggaaaagcatcatcttccaaaaagagaaagaaaacccCGAACCCCACTTATGCCTCATTGCTTGCCTATGCTCAAAACCCTTTAAATGACATAGATAAGGCAAACCAATCACTACCGGCTCAGGATACGGTCAAATTCCCCAATCTCTATTGTGAACTCAGATTCCCAAGCTACAATTCAAAGAATCTGAATACTGAGAAGAAACTACTTATTCCATCGGATTTGGCCGACATCATCCACCAGCGTATTGACCGGATGGGTTTGACTTTTCTGGATAGGGAATTGAGCCGGGTGAACCGGTCTTGGGTACAGGAGTTCTATTGCAATTTCTTCCGCCACTCCCTTGACTCGGTATTTGTTAGGGGGATTGAGGTACCCATCACAGAGCAGGCCATAGAGGATGCCCTTACTTGCCGGCCTAAGACCAGTGACACTGATGCATTCATGCAGGCCGAGATAGACCTTCATTGCATGACTTTTGACTTTGAGGCATTGAGGGCAGTGGTAGCTACTCCTGATGCTCCTTGGGTTATGGATGCCGATAACACGGCACCCAAAGGGATGCACTTTAGTTATCTGAGccgagaggccaagacttgACAGCAGATTTTCGCTCATTACGTCATGCCTACGACTCACTTCACAGAGATCCCGGTTGCTATGTTGATCCTGATCAGCTGTGTGATGGAGGGAAAAGAGGTTTACTACCCCCAGCTGATCAGGCGGTTCATGTGGAGAGCCCACATCCGAGGTATCTTTCCGTTCCCGATTTTGGTCACTCAGATGATTCAGCGGGCCGGAGTTCCCACCTCAGCCGATGTACTTGTTAGTTCAGCGTCTCTTCCGGTACATGGAGCGCAGTAAGCGCCAGATCATGCGTCGCCTGGATCGGATTGACCAGATGTTTGTGGCTCAGGGCCTTGAGCTACCTCCTCTACCAGAGTCTTCCGGTTCCGATGAGGAGACAGATTTACAGACTGAGGGTATTCCTGCAGATGAGCCAGCACATATGGATGCACCACCTCAGACACAGGAGTCCCAGCCGGTAccacagccacagccagagcctaCCAGTGTACCTATCCCTGATCCTCAggattagcatcgaggacgatgcttaatcttaagtgtggggaggcaGCCGGTGGCATCATTAGATACCGGTGAACACTTTGCTAGCTATCTTACTTTGCGCACTTTTTGTATacatttgatgtattttgagttCATTTTAGATACTTTTACTGCTTGATACTTTcactgcttattttggatttattttggattttagatactttgatgcttatggatatctttagatgttttagatgatagatttcatacttttacttttagttgaatctttctttatacatttttgcatatctttctttttagtttgtggttgtgattagaaatcatacttgaattgtaaatatttagtcaccctttttgcataagaaattggttttaagtgaaaaaaggaaagggtgaactaagaaaatttttgaatttttcaatcacaacaatgcttgtTCAAATATTGGAAGTTTCCAAGAAGTTTAAATATAGGGCatcaacccaattgattgaaagaaagtTTTTaatggaacttgcttgaatttcatactttgtgaatcatgtattgaattgagaacacaagcttgtgagacttgagcctattgatgtggttacattttataaccacttattttccattcttgtgtgaaattgctctctttctatgattgtaatccttgatttgcttgattctatatgtccatttatttcttgtatttatgcatttatatgattgaggccattacttcattagccacttacccaaatagccaaccttttactctccattgttagccaattttgagcctatgcttaaccaacttgtTCTCAAGTTAGctcattacaagcccaaggcgaaaaaccaataaaagtccttgtttggatctttgattagcctaggctagtgagagtgtttattattcatagttggtgaggcttgggaacattggatgggataaaaggggtagtacactttcatgtttaggaattgggtacatactcatgtattgattaaatgtatagaccttatgcattgatgctcttgtatatagtttgacaaaagaaaaaaatagaaagaaagagaaaaaaaaagaaaaataaaagtgaaaatgagaaaaacaaaaagaaaaaaaaaagagaatagaaaaagaaagacaaaagaaagaaaataataaaaaggggacaaattgccccaaagtgaagtcaataaaaagaaatcaatgcataggtgttatgaatcaaataaggatacatgaatatgtaagaaaaagtgaagaatgggtagttagagtagTTTGAGTTTGTATAGGTCATCACATAGgttaggtggggaagtctatgctaatcaaagattcaaatcctagtccacttaaccataaatgatcctaccttgaccctaaccccattacaacctaaatgaaagacctcatgataaatgtatgcatgcatggaataagtgttgattgttagaagaaaatcaaattgtggaaaacatgattagaagagaatcgAGTGGattgacccttaaacacttgagtgaatagagcggatacacatccggtgagggttcaaaagttcaattacatgtattcacccatattatctatattcttgcaagtttaaattctttttgataattcaatacaattgtggtttggacttaaTTTCTATTGCCTAGTCCTTGTGCTTATACATGCTCTCTTGGCAATTTGATGtgtttgaactaagcatttgcatttgctctaggtagttgcatttagataggactcatatagttAGTTGCATAAATGTCAtaacccttagttccttcttattttagcatgaggacatgctaaggtttaagtgtggggaggttgacaaaccccaatttgagggtttatcttgtattgaatttagagtattttgataacctaaggacgcgcacgcgtaccgtgcgctcacgcgccgatggtggcacatgacctcattaatgcaacacgtgcctggcgattttggaaggtttcagcaaccaactttggcaccaaaatgcatataagagacAAGGATTGAAAGGGGATTGACATTAATtcacacattgacacacattcacatccatagaTTAATTTTAGATCATTaggtagatattttttttatttagttacattttgtagagagagaaactccaacttctctctaggattcatcttcattttctcaattctcaaccattccttgatgagatccattgcaactctcaatttactttgttcatgttgtagatcctcctctctaatctcaattagtgtttgtaattgttcaattcttaTAGATCTTAGgtttaactttgttgttttggattctattgattcattgaagatctcattttcattgttgttcattgttgattgttgttaatctcttgtattgaattactttgattctaAGTCTCTTCTCAATTCTACCATGTCTTTTATTCTTgctctccaagtgtttgagaaaatgccaactttagatatggagtagtattccctcacttggcctagtggttgagtcattggagacacttgaataatggatgtcaattgttgattaagaattgagNNNNNNNNNNNNNNNNNNNNNNNNNNNNNNNNNNNNNNNNNNNNNNNNNNNNNNNNNNNNNNNNNNNNNNNNNNNNNNNNNNNNNNNNNNNNNNNNNNNNNNNNNNNNNNNNNNNNNNNNNNNNNNNNNNNNNNNNNNNNNNNNNNNNNNNNNNNNNNNNNNNNNNNNNNNNNNNNNNNNNNNNNNNNNNNNNNNNNNNNNNNNNNNNNNNNNNNNNNNNNNNNNNNNNNNNNNNNNNNNNNNNNNNNNNNNNNNNNNNNNNNNNNNNNNNNNNNNNNNNNNNNNNNNNNNNNNNNNNNNNNNNNNNNNNNNNNNNNNNNNNNNNNNNNNNNNNNNNNNNNNNNNNNNNNNNNNNNNNNNNNNNNNNNNNNNNNNNNNNNNNNNNNNNNNNNNNNNNNNNNNNNNNNNNNNNNNNNNNNNNNNNNNNNNNNNNNNNNNNNNNNNNNNNNNNNNNNNNNNNNNNNNNNNNNNNNNNNNNNNNNNNNATCATGGTTGTatctaggtgaattcccaatgtagttggcttgctcctgagtgccttcttcctcttcacttgcttcctcttgagttgaagtggtgattgctgccacttgacttctctccatcttcttgctgaggtcagctagctgcttggtgatgagcttgttttgagcaagcagagcatctacattgttcagctccattactcctctagtgcTCCCTCTttcggaggcatagaagtagtcattcttagctacagtttcaatgacatctatggcttcctcaatggtcttcttcttgttcaaagaacCTNNNNNNNNNNNNNNNNNNNNNNNNNNNNNNNNNNNNNNNNNNNNNNNNNNNNNNNNNNNNNNNNNNNNNNNNNNNNNNNNNNNNNNNNNNNNNNNNNNNNNNNNNNNNNNNNNNNNNNNNNNNNNNNNNNNNNNNNNNNNNNNNNNNNNNNNNNNNNNNNNNNNNNNNNNNNNNNNNNNNNNNNNNNNNNNNNNNNNNNNNNNNNNNNNNNNNNNNNNNNNNNNNNNNNNNNNNNNNNNNNNNNNNNNNNNAATTTGTTCATAACATCATCCCAAGttgtcaagctctcctttggaaaagacTCCAATCACTTGGTTGCcttgtctctgagagagaatAGGAACAACAACAGTCTATAGACGTCTGGTTGAacgccattggacttcactgtgtcacatattctcaagAATGTGTTTAagtgttggttggggtcttcttgaACACCTCCTCCGAaagagcaattgttctgaacgAGGGTGATGAGCtatggctttagttcaaagttgttagcatggatggttggtttttggatgctacttccgtAGTTCCCTGGGTTTGGGTTAATGTAAGAGCCCAAGACTCTTCTATCTTCCCCACCAGAATTTGCTCCACCTCCTCCACCATGGTTGTGCACCTCTTCCTCACGAAGGTCCTCCATGgttgtttcaaagtattcttcaaagtgttcctcttcttcttcagcacCCCCTGCAGgtttttcttttgcctcccttcttaatcttaagaaggttctctcaggttcataatcaaaggaagttgaagctccgcttcttctccctgtcatacaaccaacagaGTACAAGCAAGAAAAGCAATGCAGATAGTATTTTGTTAGAattacttgttagtgtcagtgatgcaatatatcaaatagttagtgggttagtgaactgaattataaataacaaagaaaaattaagaaacaggGAAGGGGAAGAATTAAACCACGACggaaaacaaattaaacaaacagaaaattaaatcaaacaaaataaaaattctcaatctagtgatcctctaatgtaatcattgtcgatgcacaatcaatccccggcaacggcgccataaacttgatcggggtaaaacttgtctctcaacaaattcccattcggcaagtgtaccgaatttgtcgtcaagtaaaaactcacaatagagtgaggtcgaatcccacagggattgattgatcaagcaactttaattagatgaacgatctagttgagcgaatccatggatagagttgataattgcagaaatttaatggcgagaaagtaaatgactgaaagtaaatagcagaattgtaaatggggatgggggaattgctcataaaagtaaattgcaaaaaataaagagaatggtaagatcagaaatggggagttcattgggcttaggagatgttgcattctccggatcaatttcattttcatctcttcctcaatcaacgcactcattgatctccttggcaatcttaagtgactgaatcacaatttcttgcaattcaatcgctcaaatcttgatcaatagccaattccttggtcaattgctcatgagaagagatgaagtgtggtcactgattataccacatgcacttcccaaatcaaatgcttagagggttatagccacatacccatccacactcaatttggtcctacatgagaaagcattcctagctaatctcttcattcctctttcaaggatccgaagagatccatgtttgaatagcttcttttccaagatcactatccaattggatgaagatcgaaagctttcaagtaaaatcaaaagagaagatagaagaagaataagaaaattaatattgatccatcaaattaaaacagagctccctaacccaatgaaaggggtttagttgttcatagctctagaaatcaaaatcaaagatggagaatacatgataaaactAGAAGTGCAGAGAAGTAAAgatacagagagtagttctctCTTCTCCCAAAAAGCCcctctctatttcaaaactacccctatatatactactcttctcagcttctagttagttcttccagtcttgggcctttggatctttgagtttgaagcagttcctttcttcatttgggcttggcttacttgcagagagaaagtgtgaagtgggcagagactttagctcatgacgttaggggtgtttaatatttagtgaaaatacaagttcgagaacGCTAATGACACtgaacattgtcactaacgttgccatgcaccccttttgcctcacgttaaagcccatgttaactgggttaacgtggcttttaacgttgccttgttagccttcgagaacgttagtgacactcaacattgtcactaacgttcaagtgtgccccttcttgcttcgttaaagctcacgttaactaggttaacgtggcttctaacgtggcttttgccactcttcgagaatgttagtgacactcaacatatTCACTAACGTTTaagtgtgcccctaggtctcacgttagagtccacgttaattgggttaacgtggcttctaacgtggccattc from Arachis duranensis cultivar V14167 chromosome 4, aradu.V14167.gnm2.J7QH, whole genome shotgun sequence encodes:
- the LOC107484018 gene encoding uncharacterized protein LOC107484018, coding for MRAAAAEARTAVDGGDEGGRGGGSVREQRGRMSSGESVGERGRKKKGEIGDEGGVVTGERRGMRGKVGGGDGGAAGGDEGGYGSCRNGDGGWGGRRAQLHDVIRVLGLSSI